AAGTCAAGCTTCTACTCCTCCGATTGGCTCGAGATTCGAGGGAGGGTTTTGCAAAGGTAGAGCTGAGACCGATGCTTACAGAGCTAACCTTTAATATTATAACGAGGATGGTTGCAGGAAAGCGATACTACGGAGAAGGCGTGGAATTTGAGGAGGCTAAGCGTTTTCGGGAGATTATCAGCGAGGCTTTCAAACTGAGTGAGGCATCATCAAATCCAACAGATTTTTTGCCCATATTGCGATGGATTGGGTTCGGAGATCATGAGAAGAAGTTAAAGAAGACCATGAGAGAGACTGAGGTGATCTTGCAGGGTTTGATTGATGAGCATAGAGGTGGTAATGACAGGGGTTCAGTGGATAATAATTCTATGATCGACCATCTGTTATCCTTGCAGACAACAGAACCAGAGTACTACACAGATGACATTATTAAAGGGCTTGTATTGGTGAGTGAAATGTTGTTTTCTCATCTACTGTATTTTCGAagtttattctaaaatttcacagaaaacaaaattaaaaccatACAAAAATGCAAGTTAATATTTGTAGTGGAAAACTTGGTTTTTTAAGTGTATGATGTTGGTTTTTGGTGGgttttttagttcttttttcaACTCACAAATTCTTCCATACAGATCTTAATTCTTGCTGGAACAGATACTTCAGCAGCGACGATGGAATGGGCAATGACCCTTCTCCTCAATCATCCGGATGTTTTGAAGAAAGCTAAAGCCGAGTTGGATATTCACGTTGGAAAGGACCGCTTGATAGAAGAATCTGATCTTCCCGAACTGCGGTACCTTCAAAGGATCATTTCTGAAACTTTGAGACTATTTCCTGTGGCCCCTCTTTTAGTGCCCCATATGTCCTCAGATGACTGTCAAATAGGGGGATTTGATATACCAGGAGGCacatttttattgataaatgcaTGGGCCATTCACAGAGACCCTCAGGTGTGGGAAGATCCTACAAGTTTCATACCTGAAAGGTTTCAAAATGGAGAACGTGAGAATTACAAACTACTACCATTTGGAATAGGAAGAAGAGCCTGTCCTGGAGCAGGCCTAGCTCATCGAGTGGTGGGTTTGGCTTTGGGGTCGTTGATTCAGTGCTATGACTGGAAGAGGATTAGCAAAACCACTATTGACACCACTGAAGGGAAAGGGCTCACCATGCCCAAACTGGAGCCATTAGAAGCCATGTGTAAGGCATGTGAGATTATAAAAACAGGTTCACTAGAACTAGAAAACAATATCTAGTCGGTATTAGCACTCTGGTCATTTGCTTGTATTGATGCAATTAGCATACTCGGATGCATTTCGAGTGTCATACCCATTATAAATATGTATTATGTGCTAAGATTGTCATTACGTCAATTGTCATACTAGCAGATTTCTTTTGCTTGCATGCAAAATCTCCCACCGAGCTCACCTGCTATTCCAATCATAGGGCTCTCCACCTTCTCAAACACCCACGCCATAGATATATACAAGCCCTTCCACTGAAATATGATCCTGTCTTCTCCCTCCGCTTGGGTCTCGCCTCGTAGTGATTGTTTCCTCTTCTTCTTGGTGGAAGAATGCTTCATCGAGGACGATATTATCTTTGCTAACCGGCCACGCTTAGCAGTTTAGGTACAGCACCGTATGGCGAACACTGGCGCAACCTCCGCCGCATCAGCACACTTGAAGTATTCTCTTCCAATCGCCTTAACATGTTCCTAGGCAATCCCAGggataaaatcaatcatttatTAATCGCTTGTCTAGGAACTCCAATCGAATAACGCATGCGCCTTTTCCATGTTGAATCCTGAATCCAAATTCGAAGCATATTCATAGATGATAAATTCCCTTACACATTTCTCATGTTAATTTCctccaattttattatttgcttACAcaaattctttttgttttaaaaaatatgtttaaaattgtcttctttatttatttatttattttttcttgtgcACGTGTGAAAACGAAGAGTTGAAGCAAGTTAAGATTTCTTTGTAAACAAAGAATAGAGAATAGTGAATAGTACGtagaataagagaaaaaaaaaaccaagcaaaaaaattcaaattttgaaaagtttcgagcttttaatgataaatttttataatattaattaatattaataaggtGATTTTaaagataatgaaatttataacaCGAGAAACttgaaaagttttcaaatttttaatagtagatatttataatattagttaatattaataggatgattttaaaaagaatgaaatttataatGTTAATAGATGGATtgataataaaatgaattttgtaaggttaaatattaaatattaataggttgtaataaataaattgttagtatttttaaaattttaaaatagattaatGAACATTTTTAGAATGAAAAAATTTGACAAATACCTTATACTTTTATTGATAGTATGGATTAAGaattttttgaagtaaaaatatttgtaaatgaAAACATTTAATACTCTTACAAATTAATATACACTCACATTCctcttatttttctattttcttctttcaatctcttcacaaaattaaaattttaaaaattatttaaatttaaaacatctgacaaatttgaaaaaaaaaaaaactgaaaagacataaatttattcaaatctaaaacttttaataaattaaacaataaaaatgaactttttagaaaactaattaattaaacttttaaattaaaaatttcacGTAAAAATTCgctaaaataaagaaataggtaaatatatatatatatatatattaaagggactgaaatactaaaaaagaaaaagataaaaaagaatatttcacTGCCGCCGGCCTCTCGGCCGTTTCCGTTCGCTGTCGAGGCTCATAACACCACACTCCCCGAGGTCCATCACTCTGGACAGACCCTTTCGTGCCTTTCATGGCCGTCTTCTCCACCCGGTGATTCACCATCTCGCCGCCACTTGTTCTTCCTCTAGGTTTTTCAAACATGAGGTAAGTTTTTTTATCTGTACAGTAGCTATTTGTGGCTTTGGATGTGGACTTCAGGCATTGATAAGGGATTTGGGTTTGGTTTGGATTACTTTATTTGGGTTGGGCCTTGTTAAAATGTTTGGGCTTGCGCATTGCTTTATTCGATTTGGATTAtgggatttggattttttttttcaatttagacTGTTCATTTATATTTGATCATAGGTTTTGGACTCTACTTAATTTTCGATATAGGGTTTTTGAGATTGAATATGATTTAGGGCTTTCTTAATTTGGGCTTGGATTGTGGGTTTTCATTAGGACTTTGGTTATTTTAATATGTATGTTGggctttaatatttttgttggaTGTAGTTTCATCTTGAAAACCCAAATTAGTTCTTTAATCTTTGGGTTTGGTAATTCATTTGGACTTTGGGCTTTAATTATTTAAGATTTGCTTTGACTATATTTGGGTTATATTTAACAAGTTTTGAGTTGTTTGAGTGTTTAGGAGGTGAGAAAATAGGGAAAATGGGTGTTATACAAGGTTCAAAAAATCGGCCGAGTCCGGTACGACTCGGTTGAGTCGTATCCACCTCGACGCCGACCGCGACGTATCCGTCTTGACACTGGCCGTGATGAGTTCGATACCAGATACAATTTATACTTAGACTTGGCCTTGAATCGGTTGGACTCGGATGACTTGACCGATATTCCGAGTTAACTCGATCAACtcgaaaaaaaagaaaaaaaaaaagaccaatcAATAGATTCCCTGCAAAAGAAACCCATCACAACAAGAATCAAATTTTCAGAGAAATCAGAGATTCTTTTGCAAAAGAAAACCcgtgaaaatttgaaacaaacccGTGATcctttcaaaagcctttaaaaaaaatcttggtTGAAAAATAACTTACTTAACCCTAAATCCACCATTGCCGGAATGTAGATTTTTCGTCTTTGGTGTGCTACCGGTGGGAAGGTAGCGAATCATGGTTGTATGGTAGCAGTGGGAAGGTCCGATAGTCTAAGAGGTTGCAGATCGTGGTCTTCGTGGTGTGTTGGGGAAGAAGATAACAAGGTTGCAGATCGGTCTTCATGGTATTGGGGAAGAAGATAGAGGGCAAGGGTTTGAGAAGAAGCCAACAGGTAATAACTAATAAAGGTAATAAAGGAAAGAAGATCGgtctttcttttgtttcctttcttttgcCTCAATTTGGCAGCTGTGAAATCATTGTTTTACTACAAAATGCACATTTCTCTcccttttcctcttttttgCTATCGTGTTGTGCTTAATGAACCATGTGAGTATATATATACCCCTGTATATATGGTTTAGCACACTTTATTGTTGCTATAATCTATCattccttttcgttttttttttcttttgtaaaatagaaaatggtgGTAACTTTTATTGACAATGCAATAGTTTTTAATAcctcactttaaaatttttgaaaatcatttttaacaacACAAGATTAGTATATACATATTGTGTAAGAGAGGTCTTACTTTTTAcatataagtttttattttattttatttaaaaaaaaaacagaaaatgtaTCCAAATGAAGTAAGGTATGGTTTggatatatttgttattttttgtttttaaaagcataaaATGATAAATCCTATACAAAATGTAATAATTTATTGTTTGAGACTTgcaataatgatttttaaaaaccatttatgaaaattgaagaattggaaaataatgtttatatgaAATTGGAGAATTcataatgataatattatgatgatattaaatatatttatatgtaatgtttttattttatatagagattatatttttaatttattaaattatatgatttttttttatcttataatattaaattggttcactaaattctttttgtatggtatagaaatataaaatatatttatatggtacaaatattgtatttttaatttatatttttatcttataatattacaaaattaaattacattagaaaattaataattatttaaaacattttttttcttcaaataatcataaatgatttaataatacgaAATGAAGGGTATGTATTTATATGGTAtagaaaaattacatttatatttgaatcaattttacttcattatattatgtagattttttattttataatattctacaattaaattacaataggaaatcaataattatcaaaacaattaTTGTTTTTGTGAGATTCGTGTGAATTTTGCTTTACCCACATCATATGTTgctgaaatttttgtttttgtgtgtgtgcgcgtgttttgtttttggttttctcATAAACCAAACAAAACCAATTAGTAGTTTGTGGGACTTTGTTCTTTTATATGGAACTTTTAGATTGTCAAGTTCACTGCTTACTGGCTCTTAAAAAAAAGGCTAAGGATCTCATACTTCATCATACTGATTCTTTTTTTCATGAAACTGAAACCAGCTGAGATTGTTATGAGATTGACACAATGTTCAGGtgcaactcttttttttttttttcacaataaacatggctatttatttattattattattattttacttcttGAATTTGTGGGCAAGTCTTTTTTTTGGATGACTTGATTCACAATTTTCCAAGTTTTATCCAATGTTGGAACCCATgcgtatttttatttttattttatcattttctcgAGCCtcacaaaaattttgaaatatttgtgtAAATGGTTACCATATTCGTAACAATATCCATGGTCAATCTTGTTCCCtgatttaaatcttttttccCCTCAAATTTTAGCTGCCTATTGTAAATTGATTCAAGATGGCTAAACAATTCCAATTTTGATTGATTATTCAGTCATTAGTGGTGGCCAAATTTTGATAAACTAGCTTCATATATTAAAGGCAATGTCATATCTAATCGACAATAGTTGGGCAAAAATGTGAACTTTGCTCCAAACAATTCCAATTTTGATTGATTATTCAGTCATTAGCGGTGGCCAAATTTTGATTAACTAACTTCATATTAAAGGCAATGTCATATCTAATTGACAATAGTTGAGCAAAAATGTAAACTTTGCTCTACTGCCAAcaacattgatttttttttttttttttttgtgatatatAAATGTCATACGCTTTCACTACATTTGTCTTGGTATTTGCAGAAAATTTGTATGGGGATAGAGGGAAGAATagaacacacaaaaaaaaaaaaaggaaaaaatttcttagcAGGAGCTTTATGAACTaacatttataattataataacaaCAGAGAATAGAAAGGGTATGCCTTTGGTGgttggtaaataaaatattacaactcATATTTCTCTTGTTTCTTCTTGGGTATGACTAGGATATTGCTGAGCTCATTGGTTTAAGATGTTTTCTGCCCCTCTTGTTTTCTAGTTGGGTATAACTGAGGTATAATTCACCTATTGGTTTTATGATTTATTCTTTTTGATACTAAAGATACCTTGTGCTTTATCCAGGTTAGTTCTTGAAACAGATTGGTAGTCAAATCTTTGTTGAAACAAGATGTGGCAGGATGGAGTTTCTAGATGGGTCGTCACTTATTagatatattttgaattatgaGGACTACCACTCATGGGTTAAGGCAGCTACCAATGTAGGTCTGGTATGTAGAACGTAAGACCTTTTTAGTGGTGCTTACAAACTATTGTGATTCTAATGGTCTATGAATGGCACTATCATTGAGAAAAGTGATCAGTGTCACGAAGAGTTGTTTATTTGTAAGATGCTTGACTTCAACTGGTCGGAAGACTGTCTTAAGGTCAATTGATCACAAAAGCTTACTGGATAGAAACTATTTTCAAAGGATTATAGGATCAGATGTGCACCATAAAATGTGTCAGAACGTCTCCCTCCAGCATTTCTCTATCAGTAGTCAACCAGAGTTGATATGTTGGGAAGGTTCCTGTCATGCAGTTTTATTGAGAAAGCTTGAAATTGCTTTGAAGGATCATCAAGGAGATGAAGCATGGGAAACATTTGAGGATATTAAAAGGTTGTATGGATTTCCTAGCCACTCTCTGGCGACTAGGTTAATCACTGAATTGTCTTACTCTTCCAATCCACACTAGCTTCAAAAAGCATGCAATTAAGTTTATTCAATTCTGAAAGAGAAATCAGATTTACTTCATTCTGATTCTCTGACTAAGCTCTCCCTGTCCTTATCAAGAGCTCAAATGCCTATCCCTGCCTCTATGATCCTTAGATTGATGCTCTAGAAAGGGAATGTGCCCCAAAAGAATGTACTATAGTCGATCATTCTGCATATGGTAAGGACAGAGATAGGGACATATCTTGCATCCAATTACTTGCTTCAGATGTTGTGACCATTTCCTGCTTTTAAGTGCAAGCAATGCCAATCATGCAAAGCTTATAAAGCCTGACACGATGATTTTTAACATTGTTCTTGATGGTTGTGTGAGATGTGGATCATCATTCAAAGGCCAGCAGATCATAGAATTGATGCCACAAGTAGGGGTTGGTGCCGATGCACactcttatcattattattgccCAGATCCATGAGATCAATGGTCAGAGGGATGACTTGAAGAAATTTAAATGCCATATTGATCAAGTTTCAATTCAGTTGGCTTGTCATTATCGGCAATTCTATGATAGTTTGCTGAGCTTGCATTTCAAGTTTAACGATATTGATGGTGCTGCTGGGCTTGTGTTAGATATGTGTAGATGTTGGGATTCTCTTTCTATTCAGAAAGATAGGAATGATCCTCATAAGACTTGCCTTGTTCCAATTGAATCTTATTATCTCAAAGAAGGCTTGAAATTACAGATTGTGCCTGAGCTGCTTCAGAAGGATTCTGTCTTCAAAATGGATAGTAAACAGGAACTTCTGTTGTTTAGAAATGGGAAATATGTTCTTAGTAATAAGGCCCTTGCCAAGCTTATCATTGCATACAAGAGAGATGGTAGGATTGGTGAGCTTTCAAGGCTTATGCTAAGCCTTCAAAAAGAGTTGGGTACCTTGGAAGGAGGATTAATATCTGATGTGATTGATGCTTGTATTCAGTTGGGGTGGCTGGAGACTGCTCATGACATCTTGGATGACATGGAACTGGCTGGAGCCCCAGCCAGTTCTATTACATACATGTCACTCTTGACAGCATATTACAAGGGAAAGATGGTTAGGGAAGCGAAGGCACTGCTTAAACAAATGAGGAAGGCTGGTTTGATTGTGGATTTGTCTGATGAAATGGTCATGACTACGTGCTTATCCGGAGTTGTGGATAAAAATAGAATGCACACAAGAACATCAACTTCAATTTGGAAATCAGGTTTGGCTGAGTCTTTGGTCCGAGAAATGAAAAAGCAGGAGAAAGCAATTCTTCCTGTGGTTTACAAGTTCAATTCTTCTATTTATTTCTTCTGCAAGGCAAAAATGATTGATGATGCATTGAGGATATATGGAAGAATGCAGGAGATGAAAATTGAACCCACCGTGCAAACTTTTATTAACCTGGTATATGGTTATTCTTGCTTGAATATGTATCGGGAAATCACAATCTTGTGGGGGGACATTAAGAGTAGTAGGAAGAGTGGAAGTTTAGTGGTATGCAGGGATTTGTACGAGTTCTTGGTACTGAATTTTC
This DNA window, taken from Vitis vinifera cultivar Pinot Noir 40024 chromosome 2, ASM3070453v1, encodes the following:
- the LOC100853341 gene encoding cytochrome P450 81Q32 — encoded protein: MEVSSLHSSLSLLFVFLLLVIGILFPRRRYGNLPPSPPAVPILGHLHLLKQPVHRSLQRLSLEYGPIFSLRFGSQLVVIVSSPSAVEECFTKNDVVLANRPRLASGKYLGFNYTSVVSASYGEHWRNLRRLCAQEIFSSNRLNMFLGIRRDEVKLLLLRLARDSREGFAKVELRPMLTELTFNIITRMVAGKRYYGEGVEFEEAKRFREIISEAFKLSEASSNPTDFLPILRWIGFGDHEKKLKKTMRETEVILQGLIDEHRGGNDRGSVDNNSMIDHLLSLQTTEPEYYTDDIIKGLVLILILAGTDTSAATMEWAMTLLLNHPDVLKKAKAELDIHVGKDRLIEESDLPELRYLQRIISETLRLFPVAPLLVPHMSSDDCQIGGFDIPGGTFLLINAWAIHRDPQVWEDPTSFIPERFQNGERENYKLLPFGIGRRACPGAGLAHRVVGLALGSLIQCYDWKRISKTTIDTTEGKGLTMPKLEPLEAMCKACEIIKTGSLELENNI